A single window of Sphingobacteriales bacterium DNA harbors:
- a CDS encoding class I SAM-dependent methyltransferase yields MHIKKRTTCRVCGSSSLTHVISLGPQYLQGSFVKPGKEEPSQRKINCSLVRCNPQEDENACGLLQMEHGVPPEILYARYWYRSGTNATMRNHLKEIVDSTLTLLKKDKCTVLDIGCNDGTLLSYYPEGWDKFGCDPSDVAQEVKIATVVQDIFPSAELFKVIGDKKMDVITSIAMFYDLENPVDFVKSIKKYLSPEGIWVFEMSYMPKMLEMDSYDTICHEHLEYYSLAVLEKIVGMADMKIFKISFNDINGGSIRCYATHKENGIYYAPNDHQLMNEIRQKEFDLELDTDKPYVAFQYRIEKVKNELHDLLVKFKQQGKKVHIYGASTKGNTILQWCDINNMLVEYAAERNPDKYGAFTLGTNIPIISEAESRAMNPDYYLVLPWHFKEEFLEREKEALDKGTGFIFPIPTIDIYKK; encoded by the coding sequence ATGCATATAAAAAAGAGAACTACTTGTCGTGTTTGCGGTTCATCATCCTTAACTCATGTAATTAGTTTAGGACCACAATATTTACAAGGATCATTCGTAAAACCAGGAAAAGAAGAACCATCTCAACGTAAAATCAATTGTTCCTTAGTAAGATGCAATCCACAAGAAGATGAAAATGCATGTGGATTATTACAAATGGAACATGGTGTGCCACCTGAAATATTGTATGCAAGATATTGGTACAGAAGTGGCACAAATGCTACAATGAGAAACCATTTAAAAGAAATTGTAGATAGCACATTAACTTTATTGAAAAAAGATAAATGCACTGTTTTAGATATTGGTTGTAATGATGGAACATTGTTAAGCTATTATCCAGAAGGATGGGACAAATTTGGTTGTGATCCAAGTGATGTTGCACAAGAAGTGAAAATTGCCACAGTTGTACAAGATATATTTCCATCTGCAGAATTATTTAAAGTTATAGGAGACAAAAAAATGGATGTAATTACATCTATTGCAATGTTCTATGATTTAGAAAATCCTGTTGATTTTGTAAAAAGTATAAAAAAATACCTATCACCAGAAGGAATTTGGGTATTTGAGATGAGTTATATGCCTAAAATGTTAGAAATGGATAGTTATGATACCATCTGTCACGAGCATTTAGAATATTACAGTCTTGCTGTGCTAGAAAAAATTGTAGGCATGGCGGATATGAAAATATTTAAGATATCTTTTAATGACATCAATGGAGGTAGTATTCGTTGCTATGCAACACACAAAGAAAACGGTATCTACTACGCACCAAATGATCATCAATTGATGAATGAAATACGCCAAAAAGAGTTTGATTTAGAATTAGATACAGACAAGCCATACGTAGCATTTCAATATAGAATTGAAAAAGTAAAAAATGAATTACATGATTTACTTGTGAAATTTAAACAACAAGGAAAGAAAGTACACATTTATGGTGCTTCTACAAAAGGAAATACAATACTACAATGGTGTGATATTAATAATATGTTGGTAGAATATGCAGCAGAACGAAATCCAGATAAATATGGCGCATTTACATTAGGCACTAATATACCAATAATAAGCGAAGCAGAAAGTAGAGCTATGAACCCAGACTATTATTTAGTATTGCCTTGGCATTTTAAAGAAGAATTTTTAGAAAGAGAAAAAGAAGCTTTAGATAAAGGAACAGGATTTATCTTCCCAATTCCAACTATTGATATTTATAAAAAGTAA
- a CDS encoding oligosaccharide flippase family protein: MGIIRRQASINTILTYLGFGIGFVNVILLYPRLLTKEEFGLTRLFIELGDISTGIILFGVPSVIIRFYPYYKKNKDKDLLFFSLLFCSITMVICLSIIFLFRNEIIDRYCNGSILFAKYYYLVFLLIIFNVFLFVFNHFAIANEKTIIGMIGQQLLNRLFPMILLLLVLLKLIDFNVFIYLFAFNGFVQLLVLLIYMKQNGLLVFNTKISLTSKKYFTQIVTYGLSIYVVLVVEILAQSIQVLTISHIHGIGNTAVYTVSSYIAQIIQIPQRSIGVIALPIIAKSWVENDFENINTVYKKSSLNLTVFGMFLFLIINVNMESIFHIVGQGYRDGIHVCMLMSFAYIIDLSYGLNNEIISTSKYWRFNSMTHIFLLFLLIPTNYFFIKQFGIIGAAYSLILSLLIYNTWRMLFLYKKHKLFPFSKINLIIIVYGIGLLLLIRYIFSKFTFEGDNTYIIYHFLFIIVKSIIVLLFYLLPIYFFKVSEDFNGMADSIIRRIRDYI, encoded by the coding sequence ATGGGGATAATCCGAAGGCAAGCTTCTATAAATACTATTCTAACTTATCTAGGATTTGGAATTGGCTTTGTAAATGTAATATTATTGTACCCAAGATTACTCACTAAAGAAGAATTTGGGTTAACTAGATTATTTATAGAATTAGGTGATATTTCAACTGGAATAATATTATTTGGTGTACCATCAGTAATAATTCGATTTTACCCATACTATAAGAAGAATAAGGACAAAGATTTACTTTTCTTTTCCTTGTTATTTTGTTCAATTACAATGGTAATATGTTTAAGTATTATCTTCCTATTTAGAAATGAAATTATTGACAGGTATTGTAATGGTAGTATACTGTTTGCAAAATACTATTATCTAGTATTTTTATTAATTATTTTCAATGTTTTTCTATTTGTTTTTAATCATTTTGCAATAGCAAACGAGAAGACAATTATTGGCATGATAGGTCAACAATTGTTAAATAGATTGTTTCCAATGATTTTACTGTTATTAGTATTGTTAAAGCTAATTGATTTTAATGTTTTTATTTACTTATTTGCATTTAATGGTTTTGTTCAGCTTTTAGTATTACTGATATACATGAAACAAAATGGACTATTAGTTTTCAATACTAAAATTTCATTGACATCGAAAAAATATTTCACTCAAATTGTTACTTATGGATTAAGTATATATGTAGTGTTGGTTGTCGAAATATTAGCACAATCAATTCAAGTACTAACAATTTCACATATACATGGAATTGGAAATACTGCTGTGTACACAGTTTCTTCATATATTGCACAGATAATACAAATACCACAAAGAAGCATAGGTGTAATTGCATTGCCAATTATTGCAAAATCTTGGGTTGAAAACGATTTTGAAAATATAAATACAGTATATAAAAAATCATCATTGAATTTAACTGTATTTGGAATGTTCCTATTTTTAATTATTAATGTAAATATGGAATCTATATTTCACATTGTCGGACAAGGATATCGTGATGGTATACATGTGTGTATGTTAATGTCTTTTGCATATATAATAGACTTATCTTATGGCTTGAATAATGAGATTATTTCAACATCAAAATATTGGCGTTTTAATTCCATGACACATATATTTCTATTGTTTTTACTCATACCAACTAATTATTTTTTTATAAAACAATTTGGTATTATTGGTGCAGCATATTCATTAATTCTAAGTTTACTAATATACAATACATGGAGAATGTTATTTTTGTATAAGAAACACAAACTATTTCCATTCTCAAAAATAAATCTAATAATAATTGTATATGGTATTGGATTATTGTTGTTAATAAGATATATTTTCTCAAAATTCACATTTGAAGGTGACAATACATATATAATTTATCATTTTCTTTTTATAATTGTAAAATCAATAATAGTACTATTATTCTATCTTTTACCTATTTATTTCTTTAAAGTTTCAGAAGATTTTAATGGAATGGCAGATTCTATAATTAGAAGAATAAGAGATTATATATAA
- a CDS encoding neutral/alkaline non-lysosomal ceramidase N-terminal domain-containing protein yields the protein MFLIGIAKADITAFERGSSMLGYGMYTHISLDIETPLYARAFVFEDLDKHQKLAIVNCEIAFITPLLKQSVVAYLYKHFPETNINDNNLMLCAQHTHCSPAGYSSHAVYNISVPGYIQHILDTLVKGIVEAIVEADKNKVKGNISIGKSRFDDDTPVSFNRTVNSYNQNPEVKKYSFSQRHLAVDREMTLLNFISESGNLLGSINWFAVHTTNLPNTFTKLCSDNKGFAADYLERNYQKKYPNYIGAFAQGACGDVSARVRYNPKLPFQRGKFEGSFSDDLKSSKFNGSLQFEKAKEIIDHIEHKQVNSDTLDYVQQYIDFSNIDIKPQFNNGQSGAVTSPSVMGISFLEGSKMDGPGMHPILGNASRMIANFVRDKELKLAKKTTDAEAEKINRRYKAQGTKHLAFESGDKRIFGFTDISKFFVPSFADPMIANLKNFARLGLLNEHSWAPQILPIQIFKLGTIAIVGIPFEITTVASWRYRKTIEDALFPYGIEQVILCPYSNAYNGYITTYEEYQVQDYEAGHCVFGQWSLNALQQVTNDLCIELNKKSADRNIPFLEEAPISENYLIRFNYFKSPYYKKVEKKLNKKENLISRKGEKYNTKIDQIIQKN from the coding sequence ATGTTTTTAATTGGAATAGCTAAAGCTGATATTACAGCTTTTGAAAGAGGCTCAAGTATGCTTGGCTACGGAATGTACACACATATATCACTTGATATAGAAACGCCACTCTATGCTCGTGCATTTGTTTTTGAAGACTTAGATAAGCATCAAAAATTGGCAATCGTCAATTGTGAAATTGCATTTATCACTCCATTGCTCAAACAATCTGTTGTTGCTTACTTATATAAACACTTTCCTGAAACTAATATCAACGACAATAATTTAATGTTGTGTGCACAACACACTCATTGTAGTCCTGCTGGATATTCAAGTCATGCAGTGTACAATATCTCAGTACCAGGATATATCCAACATATTTTAGATACACTTGTAAAAGGAATTGTAGAAGCAATAGTTGAAGCAGACAAAAACAAAGTTAAAGGAAATATCAGCATTGGAAAATCAAGATTTGATGATGATACGCCTGTTTCTTTCAATAGAACAGTAAATTCTTATAATCAAAATCCTGAAGTAAAGAAATACAGCTTTTCACAAAGACATTTAGCAGTAGATAGAGAAATGACATTATTAAATTTTATTTCTGAAAGTGGTAATTTATTGGGTTCTATCAATTGGTTTGCTGTGCATACCACCAATCTACCAAATACTTTCACAAAACTTTGCTCGGACAATAAAGGATTTGCAGCAGATTATCTAGAAAGAAATTATCAAAAGAAATATCCAAATTATATTGGTGCATTTGCACAAGGTGCCTGTGGCGATGTATCTGCTCGTGTTCGTTACAATCCAAAATTGCCTTTCCAACGTGGAAAATTTGAAGGTTCATTTTCTGATGATTTAAAAAGTTCAAAATTCAATGGTTCATTACAATTTGAAAAAGCAAAAGAAATTATTGATCATATTGAGCACAAACAAGTAAACTCAGATACTTTAGATTACGTACAACAATATATAGATTTTAGCAATATTGATATTAAACCACAATTTAATAATGGCCAAAGTGGGGCTGTTACTTCTCCATCTGTTATGGGAATTTCATTTTTAGAAGGTTCAAAAATGGATGGACCAGGTATGCATCCAATACTAGGAAATGCAAGTAGAATGATTGCAAATTTTGTTCGTGACAAAGAATTAAAATTGGCTAAGAAAACAACAGATGCTGAAGCAGAAAAAATAAATAGAAGATATAAAGCTCAAGGTACTAAACATTTAGCTTTTGAGTCTGGTGATAAGAGAATATTTGGTTTTACAGATATCAGCAAATTCTTTGTTCCAAGCTTTGCTGACCCAATGATTGCTAATCTAAAAAACTTTGCAAGACTTGGTTTACTAAACGAACATTCTTGGGCACCACAAATTTTGCCTATACAAATATTCAAATTAGGTACAATAGCCATAGTTGGTATTCCATTTGAAATTACTACAGTTGCAAGCTGGAGGTATAGAAAAACAATTGAAGATGCATTATTTCCATATGGCATAGAACAAGTTATACTATGTCCATATTCTAATGCATACAATGGTTACATTACTACTTATGAAGAATATCAAGTGCAAGATTATGAAGCTGGACATTGCGTATTTGGTCAATGGAGTTTAAATGCGTTGCAACAAGTTACCAATGATTTATGTATAGAATTAAATAAAAAATCAGCCGATAGAAATATTCCATTTTTAGAAGAAGCACCAATTTCTGAGAATTACCTAATACGATTTAATTACTTTAAAAGTCCTTATTATAAAAAAGTAGAAAAAAAACTGAATAAAAAGGAAAACTTAATCAGCAGAAAAGGAGAAAAATATAATACCAAAATTGACCAAATTATTCAAAAGAATTAA